A stretch of the Streptomyces ortus genome encodes the following:
- the mshB gene encoding N-acetyl-1-D-myo-inositol-2-amino-2-deoxy-alpha-D-glucopyranoside deacetylase, with protein sequence MTELSAGRLLLVHAHPDDEAINNGATMARYAATGAQVTLVTCTRGELGEVIPPGLAHLSGEHLGEHRLAELAEAMRALGVRDTRSLGGPGRYEDSGMMGLPDNDNPRCFWRADVDEAAAHLVGVIREVRPHVLVTYDPDGGYGHPDHIQAHRVAMRAAELAAGPDFRTDLGEPWTIAKIYWNRVPRSVAEEGFSRLTDVLDELPFPAAATIDDVPGVVDDPVVTTEIDGTAQAAAKAAAMRAHATQIEVAEPWFALSNRLAQPLFTVEYYELVRGERAGTARETDLFAGITELFAENTFAEIAEATTEGGPR encoded by the coding sequence ATGACGGAACTGTCCGCCGGGCGTCTGCTCCTGGTGCACGCGCACCCGGACGACGAGGCGATCAACAACGGCGCCACCATGGCCAGGTACGCGGCCACGGGCGCCCAGGTCACCCTCGTGACCTGTACACGGGGCGAACTGGGCGAGGTCATCCCGCCCGGACTCGCGCATCTGTCGGGCGAGCACCTCGGCGAGCACCGCCTGGCGGAGCTCGCCGAGGCGATGCGCGCACTGGGCGTGCGGGACACCCGCTCGCTCGGCGGCCCCGGCCGCTACGAGGACTCCGGGATGATGGGCCTCCCGGACAACGACAACCCGCGCTGCTTCTGGCGGGCGGACGTCGACGAGGCCGCCGCGCACCTGGTCGGCGTGATCCGCGAGGTACGTCCCCACGTGCTCGTCACCTACGACCCGGACGGCGGATACGGCCACCCCGACCACATCCAGGCCCACCGCGTGGCCATGCGGGCCGCCGAGCTGGCGGCCGGGCCGGACTTCCGGACCGACCTCGGCGAACCGTGGACGATCGCGAAGATCTACTGGAACCGCGTGCCGCGTTCCGTAGCCGAGGAGGGCTTCTCCCGCCTGACGGACGTACTCGACGAACTGCCGTTCCCCGCCGCCGCCACGATCGACGACGTGCCCGGTGTGGTGGACGACCCGGTGGTCACCACGGAGATCGACGGCACCGCCCAGGCCGCGGCCAAGGCCGCCGCGATGCGGGCGCACGCCACCCAGATCGAGGTCGCCGAACCGTGGTTCGCCCTCTCCAACCGGCTCGCGCAGCCCCTCTTCACCGTGGAGTACTACGAGTTGGTGCGGGGCGAACGTGCCGGGACGGCCCGGGAGACCGATCTGTTCGCGGGAATCACGGAGCTGTTCGCGGAGAACACATTCGCGGAGATCGCGGAAGCAACCACCGAGGGCGGTCCCCGATGA
- a CDS encoding DUF6113 family protein yields the protein MNAANRPNANRSYADRSNAGSLLAQPLRPPSALRIVVHLGLFVLGAVVAVAGALVQSGWFPGGLLLALAGAAGLFLGGSRATGGRAGAVAPAAGWMIAVVLLTASRPEGDFLFAAGAGSYLFLLGGMAVAVMCATLGQGRQPGGAAARLGK from the coding sequence ATGAACGCGGCGAACAGGCCGAACGCGAACCGTTCGTACGCGGACCGGTCGAACGCGGGCTCCCTGCTCGCCCAGCCCCTGCGCCCGCCCTCGGCCCTGCGGATCGTCGTCCACCTGGGCCTCTTCGTGCTCGGCGCGGTGGTCGCGGTGGCCGGGGCGCTGGTCCAGTCGGGCTGGTTCCCGGGCGGGCTGCTGCTCGCGCTGGCCGGTGCGGCGGGGCTGTTCCTCGGCGGATCGCGCGCGACCGGCGGCCGGGCCGGTGCGGTCGCCCCCGCGGCCGGCTGGATGATCGCCGTCGTCCTGCTCACCGCCAGCCGCCCCGAGGGCGACTTCCTCTTCGCCGCGGGAGCGGGCTCCTATCTCTTCCTGCTCGGCGGGATGGCTGTGGCTGTGATGTGCGCCACCCTTGGCCAAGGGCGGCAACCGGGCGGCGCCGCCGCCCGACTTGGGAAGTGA
- a CDS encoding transglutaminase-like domain-containing protein has product MRPLHPPEPARSAEWRRRFGEEARAERPDLSALCLLVGAQADGELTEAAMDAAQIELDRLAGELPFRPGGPRSWATALAEHLGGTLGFRGTPGDYQRLESSLLDKVLKRRRGLPILLSVVWMEVARRAGAPVYGVALPGHFVVGFGPPEQQVLVDPFDGGRVLTGTDAELLVAGATGSPLDPSMLSPADPLDVVLRILNNVRAWAAARPERSDVALWAVDFSLLLPSHPARLRYERAQLLVQRGDFLTGATELDAYAEIVAAVDEQAAARVRSQAHAARAMLN; this is encoded by the coding sequence ATGCGTCCACTCCATCCCCCCGAACCGGCGCGAAGCGCCGAGTGGCGGCGGCGGTTCGGCGAAGAGGCACGAGCCGAACGCCCCGACCTGTCGGCCCTGTGTCTGCTGGTGGGCGCCCAGGCGGACGGCGAGCTGACCGAGGCCGCGATGGACGCCGCCCAGATCGAGCTGGACCGGCTCGCCGGAGAGCTGCCGTTCCGGCCCGGCGGCCCCCGGTCCTGGGCCACCGCGCTCGCCGAACACCTCGGCGGCACCCTCGGCTTCCGCGGTACGCCCGGCGACTACCAGCGTCTGGAGTCGTCCCTGCTGGACAAGGTGCTGAAGCGCCGCCGCGGACTGCCCATCCTGTTGTCCGTGGTGTGGATGGAGGTCGCCAGAAGGGCCGGCGCGCCCGTCTACGGAGTCGCCCTGCCCGGTCACTTCGTCGTCGGCTTCGGACCGCCCGAGCAGCAGGTCCTGGTCGATCCCTTCGACGGTGGCCGCGTACTGACCGGCACCGACGCGGAACTGCTGGTGGCCGGTGCCACCGGCTCCCCCCTCGACCCGTCCATGCTCTCGCCCGCCGATCCGCTCGACGTCGTCCTGCGCATCCTCAACAACGTCCGCGCCTGGGCCGCCGCCCGCCCCGAACGCTCCGACGTGGCCCTGTGGGCGGTCGACTTCTCCCTCCTTCTGCCCTCGCACCCGGCCCGCCTGCGCTACGAGCGCGCCCAGCTCCTCGTGCAGCGCGGCGACTTCCTCACGGGGGCCACCGAACTCGACGCGTACGCGGAGATCGTGGCCGCCGTCGACGAACAGGCGGCGGCCCGCGTACGGAGCCAGGCGCACGCGGCCCGCGCGATGCTCAACTGA
- the fdxA gene encoding ferredoxin, giving the protein MTYVIAQPCVDVKDKACIEECPVDCIYEGQRSLYIHPDECVDCGACEPVCPVEAIFYEDDTPEEWKDYYKANVEFFDELGSPGGASKLGLIERDHPFVAALPPQNQ; this is encoded by the coding sequence GTGACCTACGTCATCGCGCAGCCTTGTGTCGACGTCAAGGACAAGGCGTGCATCGAGGAATGCCCGGTCGACTGCATCTACGAGGGCCAGCGGTCCTTGTACATCCACCCGGACGAATGCGTCGACTGTGGTGCCTGTGAGCCGGTCTGCCCGGTCGAGGCGATCTTCTACGAGGACGACACTCCCGAGGAGTGGAAGGACTACTACAAGGCGAACGTCGAGTTCTTCGACGAGCTCGGCTCGCCCGGTGGTGCCAGCAAGCTGGGACTCATCGAGCGCGACCACCCCTTCGTCGCAGCGCTCCCGCCGCAGAACCAGTAG
- a CDS encoding bifunctional succinyldiaminopimelate transaminase/glutamate-prephenate aminotransferase, whose amino-acid sequence MSAVSDRLPAFPWDKLEPFKAKAATHPDGIVDLSVGTPVDPVPELIRKALVEAADSPGYPTVWGTPELRDALVGWCTRRLGARDLTHRNVLPVVGSKELVAWLPTQLGLGPGDKVAYPRLAYPTYEVGARLARADHVAYDTETFAAAAAGTDLDPTGLKLLWLNSPSNPTGRVLSQRELTRIVAWAREHGILVFSDECYLELGWEADPVSVLHPEVCGGSYEGIVAVHSLSKRSNLAGYRSAFLAGDPAVLGDLLQIRKHGGMMTSAPTQAATVAALSDDTHVQEQRARYAARREALRDALVRHGFRIEHSEASLYLWATRDESCWDTVAHLAALGILVAPGDFYGPAGDRFVRVALTATDERIQAATSRLTTG is encoded by the coding sequence GTGTCCGCAGTCTCCGACCGGCTTCCCGCCTTCCCCTGGGACAAGCTGGAGCCCTTCAAGGCGAAGGCCGCCACTCACCCGGACGGCATCGTCGACCTCTCCGTCGGCACCCCGGTCGACCCGGTGCCCGAGCTGATCCGGAAAGCTCTGGTCGAGGCCGCCGACTCGCCCGGCTATCCGACGGTCTGGGGCACGCCGGAGCTGCGGGACGCGCTGGTGGGCTGGTGCACGCGACGGCTGGGCGCCCGGGACCTCACCCACCGCAACGTCCTGCCGGTGGTCGGTTCCAAGGAACTGGTGGCCTGGCTGCCGACCCAGCTGGGCCTCGGCCCGGGGGACAAGGTGGCCTACCCGCGCCTGGCGTACCCGACGTACGAGGTCGGCGCCCGCCTCGCCCGCGCGGACCACGTCGCGTACGACACGGAGACGTTCGCGGCTGCCGCCGCGGGGACGGACCTGGACCCCACCGGCCTGAAACTGCTGTGGCTCAACTCCCCGTCGAACCCCACGGGCCGGGTGCTCTCGCAGCGGGAGCTCACCCGGATCGTCGCCTGGGCGCGCGAGCACGGCATCCTCGTCTTCTCCGACGAGTGCTACCTCGAACTGGGCTGGGAGGCCGACCCCGTCTCGGTCCTGCACCCCGAGGTGTGCGGCGGCTCGTACGAGGGGATCGTCGCGGTCCACTCGCTGTCGAAGCGGTCGAACCTCGCGGGCTACCGGTCGGCGTTCCTCGCCGGTGACCCCGCGGTCCTGGGCGACCTGCTCCAGATCCGCAAGCACGGCGGCATGATGACGTCCGCGCCCACGCAGGCCGCCACGGTGGCCGCGCTCTCGGACGACACCCACGTCCAGGAGCAGCGCGCGCGGTACGCGGCCCGCCGCGAGGCCCTGCGCGACGCCCTGGTCCGCCACGGCTTCCGCATCGAGCACAGCGAGGCGAGCCTGTACCTCTGGGCGACCCGCGACGAGTCCTGCTGGGACACGGTGGCCCACCTGGCCGCCCTCGGCATCCTGGTGGCCCCGGGCGACTTCTACGGCCCGGCGGGCGACCGCTTCGTCCGAGTGGCCCTGACAGCCACGGACGAACGAATCCAAGCAGCAACATCCCGCCTGACAACCGGCTGA